A section of the Methanosarcina mazei S-6 genome encodes:
- a CDS encoding anion transporter, translating into MVADSFVYSFVSSPDLSVLVLLCVLLLTALRQVGSLRLQIWQVMTLGAISVLLLGEISPQEALRAINIDVLLFLFGAFCVGEALNRSGYLAWIGGRIVSRAKNTDQLVLLVIFSTGLLSAVLMNDTLAIMGTPLVLRFSRKYGVSPKLMLFALAFGITTGSVMSPIGNPQNLLIAIDGNLDSPFVVFLSSLAVPTMINLVLVYAVLKLFFSSEFGKPALIHTDELISDPELAEISKKALFLLLALITCKILLVEFLPAWDFSLSWIALFSASPILLSKRRTEVVKNIDWATLVFFVSMFVLMESVWISGTCQGLLYRMSPQLGSVPTILALSIGLSQLISNVPFVALYLPAMGSGVSQGQLMALAAGSTIAGNLLILGAASNVIILQNAEKEGETFSFMEFAKIGLLISFLNAIIYFIFL; encoded by the coding sequence ATGGTAGCTGACTCTTTTGTATATTCTTTTGTATCTTCGCCCGACCTTTCTGTACTCGTCCTTCTCTGTGTCCTTCTGCTTACCGCTCTCAGGCAGGTCGGGTCTTTAAGGTTGCAGATCTGGCAGGTCATGACCCTTGGAGCCATTTCTGTGCTGCTTCTCGGGGAAATTTCACCTCAGGAAGCTCTCAGGGCAATAAACATAGATGTGCTCCTTTTTCTTTTCGGGGCCTTTTGTGTGGGGGAAGCACTTAACAGGAGCGGATATCTTGCCTGGATAGGAGGCCGGATTGTTTCAAGGGCAAAAAATACGGACCAGCTCGTTTTACTGGTAATCTTCTCCACAGGTCTTCTCTCCGCAGTCCTTATGAATGACACCCTTGCTATAATGGGTACCCCGCTGGTTTTGCGTTTTTCAAGGAAATACGGCGTGTCTCCCAAACTCATGCTCTTTGCCCTGGCTTTCGGGATAACCACCGGGAGCGTCATGAGCCCTATAGGAAACCCCCAGAACCTCCTGATCGCAATTGACGGAAATCTTGACTCCCCCTTTGTGGTATTTTTAAGCTCCCTGGCCGTACCTACTATGATAAATCTTGTGCTTGTTTATGCCGTTCTTAAACTCTTTTTCAGCAGCGAATTTGGGAAACCAGCTCTGATACACACCGACGAGCTTATTTCAGATCCCGAACTTGCGGAAATATCAAAAAAGGCTCTTTTCCTTCTGCTGGCTCTTATTACATGTAAAATTCTTCTCGTAGAGTTCTTGCCTGCCTGGGATTTCAGTTTGAGCTGGATTGCCCTTTTCTCGGCTTCTCCCATACTGCTCAGCAAAAGGCGGACTGAAGTTGTAAAAAATATTGACTGGGCAACCCTGGTCTTCTTTGTTTCCATGTTCGTGCTCATGGAAAGCGTCTGGATTTCCGGAACCTGTCAGGGACTCCTGTACAGAATGTCTCCGCAGTTAGGCTCAGTTCCCACTATCCTTGCACTCAGCATAGGACTCAGCCAGCTTATTTCTAATGTTCCCTTTGTTGCGCTCTACCTCCCTGCAATGGGGAGCGGTGTTTCACAGGGGCAGTTGATGGCGCTCGCTGCCGGAAGTACAATTGCAGGGAATCTTTTGATTCTTGGGGCTGCAAGCAACGTTATTATACTCCAGAATGCCGAAAAAGAAGGTGAAACTTTCTCTTTTATGGAATTCGCTAAAATAGGGCTTTTAATTTCATTTTTAAATGCTATTATTTACTTTATATTTCTTTAA
- a CDS encoding right-handed parallel beta-helix repeat-containing protein — protein sequence MILLKRKRIFVLIAVFTLLILISGSASSATLYVKEGGTGSYENLQEAIDAAYEGDIILVEKGQYSENVLVNKSLEISSTNRNPEKTVITALDPEAPAFHIVSDSVKISGFSIKGANSTYGIYLDGVSESNITNNYFSGNWRSIALNNSHGNILKNNRLESSDNGIWLESSERNLIKDNKAKSNRHYGFYLNSSENNTLQNNCASEGAVGIYLEDSSGCRISGSKTLNNFYGIYLTGSGESLLEKNTANSNEMYGIYLGNSNGSILRGNKANSNHWGIYLDSSFNILQKNKMSRNSRNFGAYTYHYTGEMNNSIDTSNKVDGKSIYYLSGVSDLTLDSNSSAGVVYCINCENITLKDLGLENSSFGVYLYNSQNSLLEGCSISNCEHGIYLGNCSMTALRGNDVNSNEGNAFILSSCRNCPVEDNSASNNMAGIWLCDTSTDNVLKENTVSSSSWCCVDLGDTSCNNTLEGNILSEAYEGIYLYGSSEENTLNNNTITASSYGLYTEGCGNNTISGNRILGNNIGISLNLNWTDGTGSDFNIIYNNYLNNSRNAEDFGTNSWNISKIAGVNIAGGPYLGGNLWVSPQGNGFSETASDGDGDMISDLPYNVTEANCDYLPLISGKTAEDFENVSGKRCRRNR from the coding sequence ATGATACTGTTGAAAAGGAAGAGAATATTTGTACTTATTGCTGTTTTCACACTGCTTATCCTTATATCAGGCTCCGCATCCTCAGCTACTCTTTATGTAAAAGAAGGAGGAACAGGATCATACGAAAATCTGCAGGAGGCAATAGATGCGGCTTACGAAGGGGATATTATCCTTGTTGAGAAAGGGCAGTACAGTGAAAACGTACTCGTAAATAAATCACTGGAAATAAGCTCCACGAATCGTAACCCTGAAAAAACCGTAATCACTGCTCTGGACCCGGAAGCCCCTGCGTTCCACATTGTTTCTGATTCTGTAAAAATCAGCGGGTTCTCTATAAAAGGGGCAAATTCCACATATGGAATTTACCTTGACGGCGTTTCTGAAAGCAATATCACTAACAACTATTTTTCAGGAAACTGGAGAAGTATCGCGCTGAATAATTCACACGGAAATATCCTGAAAAATAACCGCCTGGAAAGCAGTGACAATGGGATCTGGCTTGAAAGTTCGGAACGGAACCTGATAAAAGACAATAAAGCAAAATCGAACAGGCATTACGGATTTTATCTTAATTCGTCCGAAAACAATACCCTTCAAAATAATTGTGCATCTGAAGGAGCGGTTGGCATCTACCTGGAAGATTCATCCGGCTGCCGTATATCTGGCTCAAAAACATTGAATAATTTTTACGGAATTTATCTTACCGGCTCAGGGGAAAGCCTGCTTGAAAAGAATACCGCAAACTCAAACGAAATGTACGGGATATACCTCGGGAACTCGAACGGAAGCATCCTGAGAGGAAACAAAGCTAATTCAAACCACTGGGGAATTTATCTCGACTCAAGCTTCAATATACTCCAAAAAAATAAAATGTCCCGCAACAGCAGAAATTTCGGGGCTTACACCTATCATTACACAGGTGAAATGAATAACAGCATCGACACAAGCAATAAGGTAGACGGGAAATCGATATATTATTTGTCAGGAGTTTCAGACCTTACACTTGACTCCAATTCCAGTGCAGGAGTTGTATACTGCATAAATTGTGAAAACATCACCCTCAAAGACCTGGGTCTTGAAAACAGCAGTTTTGGGGTTTACCTCTATAATAGTCAAAATTCTCTGCTTGAAGGATGCAGCATCTCAAACTGTGAACATGGAATATATCTTGGAAACTGTTCCATGACAGCTCTAAGGGGAAATGATGTAAATTCTAATGAAGGAAACGCTTTCATTTTGAGCAGCTGCAGGAACTGCCCTGTAGAAGATAACAGTGCTTCAAATAACATGGCGGGAATCTGGCTGTGTGATACAAGCACAGACAATGTCCTTAAAGAAAACACTGTTAGCTCAAGCAGCTGGTGCTGTGTAGACCTTGGGGATACAAGCTGCAACAACACCCTTGAAGGAAATATACTTTCAGAGGCTTATGAAGGGATCTACCTCTACGGGTCAAGTGAAGAAAATACCCTGAACAATAATACCATCACAGCCAGCTCCTATGGATTATATACCGAAGGCTGCGGCAACAATACAATATCAGGAAACAGGATACTGGGAAATAATATCGGCATCTCTCTTAACCTGAACTGGACAGATGGGACAGGTTCAGACTTCAATATAATCTACAACAATTACCTGAATAACAGCCGGAACGCTGAAGACTTCGGAACAAACAGCTGGAATATTTCGAAAATCGCTGGTGTGAATATTGCAGGGGGGCCTTACCTTGGCGGAAATTTATGGGTTTCCCCGCAAGGGAACGGTTTCTCAGAAACAGCTTCTGACGGGGACGGGGATATGATTTCAGATCTGCCTTACAATGTAACGGAAGCAAACTGTGATTATCTTCCCCTTATATCCGGAAAAACCGCAGAAGATTTTGAAAATGTGAGCGGAAAAAGGTGCAGGAGGAACAGGTAA
- a CDS encoding PAS domain-containing protein produces the protein MISEDAGPEELEAIAVAVHSLVGLPTTIRSLKRKGLRLENGKIIDRDYTGPVLEEVLRTGKTVRGVPKGGTYLGRNVAVSPIFSEDGKVVAAIGIVDLLSVLKMQETIRTVVNNSPAVVFLWRNEEKWPAEFVSENVVKFGYTVEDFISGNFLYGDIIHPEDRNRVKEELKTRIRRGEVDFNTGYRIFTKAGDVRWVNERAFIQRNREGEITHIQGLVLDITEDKEKEEALSKSIEMQSMLRTIINNSQAIAFLWENKENLPAEYVSENVTQLGYKVEDFISGKVLYGDIIHKDDINKVNETLKRSIAEGQGSFGIEYRIYTGEGRMLWVEERVFVQRDEEGRATHLQGLVVDITERKEAQKMLEIQRELGAKLNTTWNLHAILNMVLDACLQINGIDAGGVYIRDELLDQINLVQSRGISPEFKEKVSRFKADSNEAKQVWAEKPIYSMDFYSDKMAEAARKEGIKAVAVIPLKYSNEIIGSLNFASHTLDKIPWNIRNFLESIALQVVSHIAPVCIQADLS, from the coding sequence TTGATATCCGAAGATGCAGGACCAGAAGAGCTTGAAGCAATAGCCGTAGCAGTACATTCTCTTGTAGGGCTCCCGACCACTATCCGCAGTTTAAAGCGGAAAGGGCTTCGCCTGGAAAACGGAAAAATAATTGATAGAGACTATACGGGACCTGTACTCGAAGAGGTACTCAGGACCGGTAAAACTGTGCGTGGAGTCCCAAAGGGAGGTACGTACCTTGGCAGGAATGTAGCCGTTTCCCCTATTTTCTCCGAAGATGGAAAAGTTGTTGCAGCAATAGGAATTGTGGATTTGCTCTCTGTCCTCAAGATGCAGGAAACAATCCGGACTGTGGTAAATAACAGCCCTGCTGTTGTTTTTCTATGGAGAAATGAAGAAAAGTGGCCTGCAGAATTCGTTTCGGAAAATGTTGTTAAGTTTGGATATACAGTTGAGGACTTTATTTCCGGCAATTTCCTTTACGGGGATATCATCCATCCTGAAGACAGGAACAGAGTGAAAGAGGAACTTAAAACACGAATACGCAGAGGGGAAGTTGACTTCAATACGGGATACAGGATATTCACAAAAGCCGGAGACGTGCGCTGGGTTAATGAAAGGGCATTTATTCAGAGGAACAGAGAAGGCGAGATAACTCACATTCAGGGGCTTGTGCTTGATATAACTGAAGACAAAGAAAAAGAAGAAGCGCTCAGTAAATCGATTGAAATGCAGAGCATGCTGAGAACCATAATCAACAACAGCCAGGCTATAGCTTTTTTATGGGAGAACAAAGAGAACCTGCCTGCAGAATATGTTTCAGAGAATGTGACCCAGTTAGGGTATAAGGTAGAAGATTTCATATCAGGAAAGGTGCTGTACGGGGATATAATACATAAAGATGACATTAATAAGGTTAATGAAACCCTTAAACGCAGCATCGCTGAGGGGCAGGGTTCTTTCGGCATTGAATACAGGATTTATACAGGAGAGGGAAGAATGCTCTGGGTAGAAGAAAGAGTCTTTGTCCAGAGGGACGAAGAAGGCAGAGCAACTCATCTTCAGGGCCTGGTTGTGGATATTACCGAAAGAAAAGAAGCCCAGAAAATGCTTGAAATACAGAGGGAACTTGGAGCAAAACTTAACACGACATGGAATCTCCATGCCATTCTTAATATGGTACTTGATGCCTGCCTGCAAATAAACGGGATAGATGCCGGAGGCGTATATATCAGGGATGAACTCCTGGACCAGATAAACCTTGTTCAATCCCGCGGCATCTCTCCAGAATTCAAAGAAAAAGTTTCCAGGTTTAAAGCAGACTCAAATGAAGCAAAACAGGTCTGGGCTGAAAAACCTATCTATTCAATGGATTTTTACTCGGATAAAATGGCTGAAGCTGCAAGAAAAGAGGGGATAAAAGCAGTTGCGGTAATTCCTTTAAAATATAGCAACGAAATCATAGGCAGCCTGAACTTTGCTTCCCATACTCTGGATAAGATTCCATGGAATATCCGCAACTTCCTTGAGAGCATTGCCCTCCAGGTGGTAAGCCATATAGCCCCGGTATGTATCCAGGCAGACCTGTCCTGA
- a CDS encoding type II toxin-antitoxin system HicB family antitoxin, whose translation MTETFTLTAKVQKKGDWYISSCLELDISSQGKTIEEAVSNLKEAVELYIEIEGIDLPVKRPFLTKFKVKGKKTEDKKTEDKKPK comes from the coding sequence ATGACAGAAACGTTTACTTTAACTGCGAAGGTGCAGAAAAAGGGTGACTGGTACATATCCTCATGCCTGGAACTGGACATATCAAGCCAGGGAAAAACGATTGAAGAAGCAGTGTCAAATCTAAAGGAAGCAGTTGAGCTCTATATTGAAATAGAAGGGATTGACCTTCCGGTCAAGCGTCCTTTTTTGACTAAATTTAAAGTAAAGGGAAAAAAAACCGAAGATAAAAAAACCGAAGATAAAAAACCGAAGTAA
- a CDS encoding methyltransferase domain-containing protein, with protein MTQNNIDSNSRRKRAKGAVQTKTLGPVEDLETHVRSDWWQTLFNSLYLKTDADLLDDIEVTKKEADLVVSILGLNPEDAVLDLCCGQGRHVLELARRGFPNVEGYDRSQYLIRKARTRAQKENLQVRFREGDARKLPYPSDTFSVVTILGNSFGYFDSTLQDRKVLEEVFRVLKPGGRVFIDAVDGDHIRKNFQPRSWEWLDRKYFVCRERALSSDCERLICREVICRIDRGIIADQFYAERLYNRESLFELLTASGFSSPTFHTTFSPVSTGTQDAGMMEKRILLSATVEKAWPSMESSGAESKKPLNVVVVLGDPRKEDQVKPACVFDDDDFETINRMKTALSEIPSIKFTFLDRHETLFEDLRKKAGKTDLVLNLCDEGFYNDPVKELHVPAMFEQLNIPYTGAGPQCLAYCYDKSLVRGVAREMRIPVAKGVLVTDDSDISRLSLSFPLLVKPNSGDSSFGITQKSIVHSREELLDIMKETREKIGSDKPLLLEEFLPGKDISVGIIGNPPSCTVLPITEEDYSAVPGELPKICGYEAKWLPDSSYWKIKSVPADLPEKTQKEVVRSCLALFTRLGCRDYARFDWRLDAEGRPRLLEVNPNPGWCWDGHLAKMAAYANISYSGMLAAIIGAAKKRYGIGLGGKVVLQTKAGQSTRKSPAECAAEFEEEVEAKSSIEPGNGRKRNVFSSNSETIKVL; from the coding sequence ATGACCCAGAATAATATTGATTCTAATTCCAGGCGCAAACGCGCTAAAGGTGCCGTACAGACGAAAACCCTCGGGCCTGTTGAAGACCTTGAAACTCATGTCCGGTCCGACTGGTGGCAGACTCTTTTTAATTCTCTCTATCTCAAGACTGATGCCGATCTTCTGGATGACATTGAAGTTACAAAGAAAGAAGCTGATCTTGTTGTTTCTATCCTTGGGCTCAACCCTGAAGATGCTGTTCTTGACCTTTGCTGCGGACAGGGCAGGCATGTCCTGGAACTGGCAAGGAGAGGATTTCCAAATGTTGAAGGCTATGACAGATCCCAGTACCTCATCCGAAAAGCAAGGACAAGGGCTCAAAAGGAAAACCTGCAGGTCAGGTTCAGGGAGGGGGACGCAAGAAAGCTGCCTTATCCATCTGACACCTTTTCTGTGGTTACCATTCTCGGGAACAGCTTTGGATACTTTGATTCCACTCTGCAGGACAGAAAAGTGCTCGAAGAAGTTTTCCGGGTACTGAAGCCAGGTGGGAGAGTCTTTATTGACGCTGTAGACGGGGACCACATTAGAAAGAATTTCCAGCCAAGATCATGGGAATGGCTGGACAGGAAGTATTTTGTATGTAGGGAAAGAGCCCTTTCTTCAGACTGTGAAAGGTTGATCTGCAGGGAGGTTATATGCCGTATTGATAGAGGGATAATTGCAGACCAGTTTTACGCTGAAAGGCTGTACAACAGGGAAAGCCTTTTTGAACTGCTTACGGCATCAGGTTTTAGCAGCCCGACCTTCCACACAACCTTCAGCCCTGTCTCGACAGGCACTCAGGACGCAGGAATGATGGAAAAGAGAATTCTGCTTTCAGCCACTGTTGAGAAAGCCTGGCCTTCCATGGAGTCTTCCGGTGCGGAAAGCAAAAAGCCCCTTAACGTTGTTGTGGTGCTTGGGGATCCAAGGAAAGAAGACCAGGTCAAGCCTGCCTGTGTATTTGACGATGATGATTTCGAAACCATTAACCGGATGAAGACGGCTCTTTCTGAAATTCCTTCTATAAAATTCACTTTCCTTGACAGACATGAAACCCTTTTCGAAGACCTCAGAAAGAAAGCAGGGAAAACCGACCTTGTACTCAACCTCTGCGATGAAGGTTTTTACAACGATCCTGTAAAAGAATTACACGTTCCTGCCATGTTTGAACAGCTTAATATCCCTTACACCGGCGCAGGTCCACAGTGCCTTGCCTACTGCTATGATAAATCTCTTGTAAGGGGAGTAGCTCGTGAGATGAGGATTCCTGTGGCAAAAGGGGTTCTCGTTACAGATGATTCTGATATCTCAAGGCTTTCTCTCTCTTTTCCCCTGCTCGTAAAACCCAATTCAGGAGATTCAAGTTTCGGGATCACACAGAAAAGCATAGTCCACAGCAGAGAGGAACTTCTTGACATCATGAAAGAAACACGGGAAAAAATAGGGTCAGACAAGCCTCTCCTTCTGGAGGAATTCCTCCCTGGAAAAGACATCAGTGTAGGTATAATCGGAAACCCTCCTTCGTGCACCGTGCTGCCCATTACGGAAGAAGATTATTCCGCAGTCCCGGGAGAACTGCCAAAGATTTGCGGGTATGAAGCCAAATGGCTCCCGGATTCTTCTTACTGGAAGATTAAATCCGTACCTGCGGACCTTCCTGAAAAGACCCAGAAGGAAGTCGTAAGGAGCTGCCTTGCTCTCTTTACAAGGCTGGGATGCCGTGATTATGCCCGCTTTGATTGGAGGCTCGACGCTGAAGGCAGGCCAAGGCTCCTTGAGGTAAACCCCAACCCTGGATGGTGCTGGGACGGTCACCTTGCCAAAATGGCAGCTTATGCGAACATCTCTTATTCCGGTATGCTTGCGGCAATTATTGGGGCTGCAAAGAAAAGATATGGTATCGGGCTGGGCGGCAAGGTTGTGCTTCAAACGAAGGCAGGCCAGTCCACAAGAAAAAGCCCGGCTGAATGTGCTGCGGAATTCGAGGAAGAAGTTGAGGCTAAAAGCTCAATTGAGCCCGGAAATGGCAGGAAGAGAAATGTTTTCTCAAGCAATTCCGAAACTATAAAGGTTCTCTAA
- a CDS encoding non-histone chromosomal MC1 family protein, which translates to MADTRNFVLRDVDGTEHGVFTGKQPRQAALKAANRGKGTKSKPDIIRLRERGTKKIHVFKAWKQVVAAPKNKPEWMPDKISKPFVKKEKIETIE; encoded by the coding sequence ATGGCTGACACACGAAATTTTGTTTTGCGAGATGTAGATGGCACGGAACATGGAGTTTTCACTGGAAAACAGCCTCGTCAGGCTGCTTTGAAAGCTGCAAACAGAGGTAAAGGAACAAAATCAAAACCAGATATTATCCGTCTAAGAGAGCGCGGGACAAAGAAGATTCACGTTTTCAAGGCATGGAAGCAGGTTGTCGCAGCTCCGAAAAACAAGCCTGAATGGATGCCGGATAAAATCAGCAAACCTTTTGTTAAGAAAGAAAAAATAGAAACAATCGAGTAA
- a CDS encoding cobalamin B12-binding domain-containing protein — translation MQEEQVIPEKEKVRRKSKIWRKKGEKNMCVKKLSLLVLLILGIVAAQFIFPVSAGDPGGKERGNVGTVVIATVEGDSHTYGKDSIEAAFEKEGFEVINLGEGVSSERFAEAAKEHEADFVFSSASMSTTMIRQIQIEEQLKNAGIRDKVVTGVGGSLITQEWADRIGADIYASGSEDAVLKAKSALLNSSTQKTHISADENTNCGSCHG, via the coding sequence GTGCAGGAGGAACAGGTAATTCCGGAGAAAGAAAAAGTCAGAAGGAAGTCAAAAATCTGGAGAAAGAAAGGAGAGAAAAATATGTGCGTTAAAAAATTGAGTTTACTGGTCCTGTTAATTCTGGGGATAGTTGCTGCTCAATTCATATTCCCTGTGTCGGCCGGAGATCCGGGCGGAAAGGAGAGAGGTAATGTGGGAACTGTCGTAATCGCTACTGTTGAAGGGGATTCCCACACTTACGGTAAGGACAGTATTGAAGCCGCTTTTGAAAAAGAGGGCTTTGAAGTAATTAACCTTGGAGAGGGAGTCTCATCTGAAAGATTTGCTGAAGCCGCCAAAGAACACGAAGCAGATTTTGTATTCAGTTCGGCATCCATGAGCACAACCATGATCCGGCAGATACAGATTGAAGAGCAGCTTAAAAATGCCGGAATACGGGATAAAGTCGTAACAGGTGTGGGGGGATCGCTGATAACTCAGGAATGGGCTGACCGGATAGGAGCTGACATCTACGCTTCAGGTTCGGAAGACGCGGTCTTAAAAGCAAAATCGGCTCTCCTGAACAGCAGCACCCAGAAAACCCATATTTCGGCTGATGAAAATACAAATTGCGGAAGCTGCCATGGATAA
- a CDS encoding OBG GTPase family GTP-binding protein — translation MSSIQEQIQEVEEEIRKTQYNKATSHHIGRLKAKIARMRDEIEKKSSSKGGGEGYSVKKSGDGTVTLVGFPSVGKSTLLNKVTGAKSEVGAYEFTTLTVVPGVLEHKGATIQFLDVPGLVKGASSGRGRGKEVISVIRNSDMVIFLLDVFQPKHYEVLMDELYQAGIRVDEVPPDVSIKRKDRGGIEINSTIELDLNEETIKAVLDEYKIHNAHVLIRENITVDQLIDVVLGNRSYVRSLIAVNKVDLGYPQLIEECRRMYPDAIFISAHEGTNIETLKNAIYDRLGFIRVYLKPQGQPADMEEPLIVMSGTNIGQICDRLHRDFRRKFRYAQIWGSSAKHPGQRVGLEHAMEDEDILTIIIQK, via the coding sequence ATGAGCAGCATACAGGAGCAAATACAGGAAGTAGAAGAAGAAATCCGGAAGACCCAGTATAATAAGGCAACTTCCCACCACATAGGCAGGCTGAAAGCCAAGATAGCCCGCATGAGGGATGAAATTGAGAAGAAGTCTTCCTCAAAGGGTGGAGGAGAAGGATACTCGGTCAAAAAATCGGGAGACGGTACCGTAACTCTGGTGGGCTTTCCGTCAGTGGGGAAATCTACGCTTCTGAACAAAGTTACAGGCGCAAAATCAGAGGTAGGAGCATACGAGTTTACCACGCTTACAGTTGTACCCGGAGTGCTTGAACATAAAGGTGCAACAATCCAGTTCCTTGACGTACCCGGACTTGTAAAAGGCGCGTCTTCAGGGCGCGGTCGCGGGAAGGAAGTTATATCGGTCATCCGTAACTCTGATATGGTCATCTTTTTGCTTGATGTTTTCCAGCCAAAACACTATGAAGTGCTTATGGATGAACTTTACCAGGCAGGAATCCGCGTGGATGAAGTGCCTCCTGACGTCAGCATTAAAAGAAAAGACAGGGGCGGCATCGAGATAAACTCAACCATAGAGCTGGACCTCAATGAAGAAACTATAAAAGCCGTGCTTGACGAATACAAAATCCATAATGCTCATGTCCTCATAAGGGAAAATATCACTGTGGACCAGCTTATAGATGTAGTTCTGGGAAACAGGAGTTATGTCCGTTCTTTAATTGCTGTCAACAAAGTGGACCTTGGGTATCCCCAGCTGATAGAAGAATGCCGGAGAATGTACCCTGACGCGATTTTTATCTCAGCCCACGAAGGCACAAATATCGAAACACTCAAGAATGCTATTTACGACCGCCTTGGCTTTATTCGAGTATATCTGAAACCTCAGGGGCAACCGGCAGATATGGAAGAACCCCTTATAGTTATGAGCGGGACGAACATAGGCCAGATCTGCGACAGGCTGCACCGCGATTTCCGCAGGAAGTTCCGCTATGCCCAGATATGGGGCTCGTCTGCAAAACACCCCGGTCAGAGAGTGGGGCTTGAACATGCCATGGAAGACGAAGATATTCTGACGATAATCATTCAAAAATAA